In Candidatus Flexicrinis affinis, the following proteins share a genomic window:
- a CDS encoding S8 family serine peptidase: MPVLTPSLRPTPERVGALSDFTGTGVTIAVIDSGFYAHPDLRGRIRVHVDATTDDIVESQSVSKSPAYSWHGMMTSVICAGDGWRSGGKYRGIASGAELVLVKISSPKNEVKEVDIQRGLEWVLANHRRYHIRVVNLSVGGDFVSYDGQHPLHLVIRTLTQEGVIVVAAAGNRPVNHLLPPASSAEAITVGGLDDNNTDDRSEWRLYGHNSGLAYDGSDKPDLVAPARWIASPIMPSTPVAWEAFWIGPLLENSAKHPIRQLMESGSADRGLTKLFGQPYSPTC; this comes from the coding sequence ATGCCCGTCCTGACGCCCTCGCTGCGACCGACGCCGGAGCGGGTCGGCGCACTGAGCGACTTTACCGGCACGGGCGTAACCATCGCGGTGATCGACAGCGGCTTTTATGCGCATCCCGACCTGCGCGGGCGCATCCGCGTCCACGTGGACGCCACGACCGACGACATCGTCGAGTCGCAGAGTGTGTCCAAGTCGCCGGCATATAGCTGGCACGGCATGATGACCAGCGTGATTTGCGCCGGGGACGGATGGCGCAGCGGCGGGAAGTACCGCGGCATCGCCAGCGGCGCCGAGCTTGTGCTGGTCAAGATCAGCAGTCCCAAGAACGAGGTCAAAGAGGTCGACATACAGCGCGGGCTGGAGTGGGTGCTGGCCAATCACCGCCGCTACCACATCCGGGTCGTGAACCTGTCGGTCGGCGGCGACTTCGTCAGCTACGACGGCCAACATCCACTGCATCTGGTAATCCGCACGCTGACGCAGGAAGGCGTGATCGTGGTCGCGGCCGCCGGCAACCGCCCGGTGAATCACCTGCTGCCGCCCGCCTCGTCGGCCGAAGCCATTACCGTAGGCGGGCTGGACGACAACAACACCGACGACCGCAGCGAATGGCGCTTGTACGGCCACAACAGCGGGCTGGCCTACGACGGCTCGGACAAGCCGGATCTGGTCGCGCCGGCGCGTTGGATCGCATCGCCGATCATGCCAAGCACGCCGGTCGCGTGGGAGGCGTTCTGGATTGGTCCGCTGCTGGAGAATTCAGCGAAACATCCGATCCGCCAGCTCATGGAGTCTGGAAGCGCCGACAGGGGCCTGACCAAGCTGTTCGGCCAACCATACAGCCCAACTTGCTGA
- a CDS encoding circularly permuted type 2 ATP-grasp protein yields the protein MIQQAIQHYHDLLVGGLAEETHQQLMEWQRERRLYFGAVPVCRVLRPHFYNVEAWEYLRERTALVLSAFRKAHDAAMNDVKLREQLDLEPYEEEMLHVDKDARIDTPWTSSRLDSFFRPETGYLKFVEYNAETPAGIGYGDTLTGVFEDLPVFHRFQQRYRVQPTRGMSHLLECILRGYREWGGHDRPQIAVLDWANVPTRNEHYMSAEYFESHGYTSIVTEPEALEYRDGGLYQGDFKVDIIYKRVLCTELIHQLGMQHDVVRAVRDGAVFITNSFSAKLLAKKASLAVLSDETNAHLFSPRELDAVHAHIPWTRRVQDRKTTYEGQEVDLLEWVADNRHKLVIKPNDEYGGSGVIIGWEVDSDRWNAAIGHAMTTPHVVQERVQTIERDYAAMIDGRLDISKRYVDADPYAYYGERIEGCLTRLSGTALLNVTAGTGSVVPVFVIEEAGA from the coding sequence ATGATTCAGCAGGCCATCCAGCACTACCACGATCTGCTCGTCGGCGGCCTTGCTGAAGAGACGCACCAACAGCTCATGGAGTGGCAGCGCGAGCGCCGCCTGTACTTTGGCGCCGTGCCGGTCTGCCGCGTGCTGCGCCCGCACTTCTATAACGTCGAGGCGTGGGAGTACCTGCGCGAGCGCACGGCGCTGGTGCTGAGCGCCTTCCGCAAGGCGCACGACGCCGCGATGAACGACGTGAAGCTGCGCGAGCAGCTCGACCTCGAGCCGTACGAGGAGGAGATGCTGCACGTCGACAAAGACGCGCGCATCGACACGCCGTGGACGTCCTCGCGGCTCGACTCGTTCTTCCGGCCCGAGACCGGCTACCTCAAGTTCGTCGAGTACAACGCGGAGACTCCGGCCGGCATCGGCTATGGCGACACGCTGACCGGCGTGTTCGAAGACCTGCCGGTGTTCCACCGCTTCCAGCAGCGCTACCGCGTTCAGCCGACGCGCGGCATGAGCCACCTGCTAGAGTGCATCCTGCGCGGGTACCGCGAGTGGGGCGGCCATGACCGTCCGCAGATCGCCGTGCTGGATTGGGCCAACGTGCCGACCCGCAACGAGCACTACATGAGCGCCGAGTACTTCGAGTCGCACGGCTATACGTCGATCGTGACCGAGCCGGAGGCGCTCGAATACCGCGACGGCGGGCTGTATCAGGGTGACTTCAAGGTCGACATCATCTACAAGCGCGTGCTGTGCACCGAGTTGATCCACCAGCTCGGCATGCAGCACGACGTGGTGCGCGCGGTGCGCGACGGCGCGGTGTTCATCACCAACTCGTTCAGCGCCAAGCTGCTGGCGAAGAAGGCGTCGCTGGCGGTGTTGAGCGACGAGACCAACGCGCACCTGTTCTCCCCGCGCGAGCTGGACGCCGTCCATGCGCACATCCCGTGGACGCGCCGCGTGCAGGATCGCAAGACGACCTACGAGGGGCAGGAGGTCGACCTGCTGGAGTGGGTGGCCGACAACCGGCACAAGCTGGTGATCAAGCCCAACGACGAGTACGGCGGCAGCGGAGTCATCATTGGCTGGGAGGTCGACAGCGACCGCTGGAACGCGGCGATCGGGCACGCCATGACGACCCCGCACGTGGTGCAGGAGCGCGTGCAGACCATCGAGCGCGACTACGCGGCGATGATCGACGGCCGGCTCGACATCAGCAAGCGGTACGTGGACGCCGACCCGTACGCCTACTACGGCGAGCGCATCGAGGGCTGCCTGACGCGCCTGTCCGGCACGGCCCTGCTCAACGTCACCGCCGGCACCGGCTCGGTCGTGCCGGTGTTCGTGATTGAGGAAGCCGGGGCGTAG
- a CDS encoding IS5 family transposase, protein MTDQQWEILEPLIPKQKPGRGRPRADDRRTLNGILFVLKTGCQWKDMPEEFGDHVTCWRRLDRWQRDGTWERIWRALLGQLDAQGKLEWTEAFLDGSFTPAKKGAPASERRRSAKAVK, encoded by the coding sequence GTGACTGACCAACAGTGGGAAATTCTGGAGCCGTTGATCCCTAAGCAGAAGCCGGGGCGCGGGCGACCGCGTGCGGATGATCGCCGTACGCTGAACGGCATTCTGTTCGTCCTGAAGACGGGCTGCCAATGGAAAGATATGCCCGAAGAGTTCGGCGACCATGTGACGTGCTGGCGGCGGCTGGATCGCTGGCAGCGGGACGGGACGTGGGAGCGGATCTGGCGGGCGCTGCTGGGGCAACTGGATGCGCAAGGCAAGTTGGAATGGACCGAAGCGTTTCTGGATGGGAGTTTCACCCCCGCTAAAAAGGGGGCTCCGGCGTCGGAACGACGAAGGTCGGCAAAGGCAGTCAAGTGA